From the genome of Adhaeribacter pallidiroseus:
ATTCCGGCAATTAATAAGAGCATCATGCCCACGGCCACAATGGTATCAATGGATAAGTTCAGCAATACCTGGCTCAAATTCTCAAAAGTGGGAAAGTTCTTCGGGAAAATAAGGCTCGCCAGAAGGCAAATCAGCAAAATGGTAATACTGAGAGAAGTAACTCGGTCTTGAAAAAGTTTTCTCATGGATTAGCGGTAGTCAGCACTGGTTAGAGTCAATTTTTTAAATTTTTTATATTCCGGAAAGAATGCGCAGCCAAATGTTAGATACTGGATAATAGATTTTAGATGTTCGACTTTTGCTTATTTATAGGCAGAACTTTAAGGTTATTAAACAGTAGTTAAAATTAAGTTTGTTCGGTTATGCAAAAGGGTCTTCTAACTTAATATTAGCTCTAGAGCATTTGCTTGATTTCTTACCAACTAGCCAAAGCCATAATTTCTTCTTCGGTGGTTTGGCAACCGGGTAGTTCGCCCCGTATTGTTCCTTGCCTGATTACCAAAATGCGATCCGCTAAAGCTAATAGCTCGGGTAGTTCGCTGGATATGAGCAAAATACCTTTACCTGCAGTCGCTAATTGGCGGAGGAGTTGGTAAATTTCGGACTTAGCTCCCACATCGATGCCGTGTGTTGGCTCATCTACCAGTAACACCTCCGGGTTGGTGAGTAACCATTTGGCCAGTACTACTTTTTGCTGATTTCCGCCGCTTAAATTACGCACTACTTGCTGCACGTGGGGCGTGGCTATTTGTAGCTTTTCTTTATATTCCAGCGCTAAAGTTTGGGCTATTCTAAAATCAAAATAACCAGATGGAGCCGCAGCAGCTAAATTCGCAGCCACTACATTTTCCGTAATCGTACGATCTAAGAACAAACCTTGCGATTTTCGTTCTTCCGGTACATATCCCATTCCGGCCGCAATAGCCTCTGCCGGGTGATGGATGAAAACTTCTTGGCCATTTATAAAAACCTGTCCTTGCTGCCGGGGTAAATAACCAAATAAGGTTTGTGCCATTTCAGAGCGACCGGCTCCTATTAAACCCGCTAAACCTAGTATCTCGCCTTTATGTAAGGTAAAGTTTAAGTTAGCAAAACCAGGTCCCGCTAAGTTTACTACCCGTAAAAGTTCCTGGTTAGTGGCCCCGGAAGCCTGATCATGCCCTAATAAATCGCGGCCTACCATTAAGCGAATCAGATTTTCGGGCGTAACGGCTGCTATTGGTTGCGTGCCCTGGTAGTGCCCGTCTTTTAAAACCGACACCCTATCGGCTATTTCAAAAATTTCGGGTAGCCGGTGCGAAATGTAAATAATGGATTTGCCTTCTTTTTTTAAATTTTTTATTAACGTAAATAAGGTTTTTGTTTCGCGGGCGGTAATCGAGGCTGTTGGTTCATCGAGGAGTAATATTCGGGGCTTTTTGGCTAAGGCTTTCGCAATTTCTACCATTTGTTTTTCGGCTGGCGATAAATCCGCTACTAATTGCTTCGGCTGAATGTAATCTATTTGCAAGTCCTGTAACAAAGCCCGGGTTTGGCCATATAATTTCGCATACTGAATAAAGCCCCAGGCATTACGCGGTTGTTGGTTCGCAAAAATATTTTCGGCTACCGAAAGCGCATCGGTTAAACTGAGCTGCTGATACACAATGGCAATGCCCAGCTCCGCGGCGTGGGCCGGACCGTTGATCCGCGTGGGTTGCCCATGTAGCAGGATGGTGCCGGCATCGGGTTGCAGGTTGCCGGTTAAAATATTCATTAAGGTGCTTTTACCGGCGCCGTTTTCGCCGCATAAGGCATGCACTTCGCCGGGCTGTAAATCGAAAGAAACAGCTTCTAAGGCTTTTACTCCCGGAAAATACTTAGAAATTTCTTGTAGTTGCAGCACCATTTTTTTAAAAATTAATAACCTTGTTCTGCCGCGCCGATTCGTAAGCGGCATGTACTAAACGCACCGTTTCAAAATTATCTTCCCCGGTAGTTTCGGCGGTAGTGTTATCCCTTAAATCTTCCAGAATATTGCGGTTACAATCTACAATCGACGAATGCACCACGGCATACGCCGGATCAACCCAGCTATACATTTTAGGTTCTGCTGAATAAGCAGTGGTACCTTGTCGGGTAGTAACTTTTATCTGAAAATCGTGACTCAAGACCAATGAGCCGAGTTCGCCTTCTACCTGCACCAGGGTTTGCGGAAAAGCTTCTTTTTCCAGAATAGAGGCGTACGACATTTCGGCAAAGCAGGAAATTCCGTTTTGCATCCGCAGCAGCACATTGGCCACATCTTCGCCTTTTATACTGGGGTTTACCCGGTTAATCTGGCAGTACAGCGATTGGGCTTCGCCGAAAAGAAAGCGGCAAATATCCAGTATATGCGACCCAATATCGGTTAAAATAAATTCTTCTAATTCGGCCAGAAAAGGCTGGTTCTGAAAAACCGGGAAAGCCGAAATAAAGGTAACCCGGGCCCGGAACACCTTACCTAATACTCCGGACTTTAAAATAGACTTTACTTTCCGGATAGGCGCTTGCCACCGGAAATTTTCGTGGATGTAAAATTTAACGCCGGCGTTTTTACAAGCCGCTACCATCTGGCGGGCCGTTTCCAAAGTAGGCGCCATGGGTTTCTGACAAATAACGGGTAAACCATATTCAACAGCCTTTTGCGTGAAAAGCGCGTGGGTGTCTACATCCGTAATAATATCGATAAAAGCTAGTTCGGCAGCGTGTTTTTGCAAAAGCTCTTCTGGGTCGTCGTACACGTGCGGTACGTTAAACGTGCGGGCAATTTCTTCGGCCCGGCTGCGCGTGCGGTTATACAAAGCAATGGGTTCCACGCCCTTTAGTTCCTGCCACCCGGATAGTTGATAGAACGACCAAAATCCAGTACCAAAAACCGCAAATTTTAAATTTTTCATGCTTTGTAGGGTAATTTTTAAAAAAATAGTACCTTCGTCTTAACTCTACTGTACTCTACTGGTTGGCTAAACAAATATAATTAGATTCTGGAGTATTCAAAATTTTAAACCAGAAGATAATTTTTAAAAAATAATATTTTAATCCCGCTAGGATGGAGCTTTAAATACCTGGAAATGCTGATTCCCGTTGATACTACTTCTAATCGTCCGAAATACCAGCAAATTATGGATGGTATTCTGATGTCCATTGAAAAAGGAGGTTTAGCGCATGGCCAGCAACTGCCTTCGATTAATGAACTGGCCCAACAACAAAGTTTAGCGAAAGTTACGGTAGCCAAAGCCTACGAAGAGCTACGGCAACGCGGCATTATTCGGGGGCAACAGGGTAAAGGATTTTACGTGGTATCTACCGAAGTAAGCAGTCCTTTAAATATTTTTTTACTTTTCGATACGCTAAACGCGTACAAAGAAACGCTCTTCTATGCTTTAAAGGCCGTTTTGCCGGCAAACGCGCGATTAAACCTGTTTTTTCATCACTACGACCGCGACTTGTTTCAAAGTTTAATCCAGAATAACCGGGGCAATTACCAGTATTACGTAATCATGCCGCACTTTAACGAAGATGTTTCCACGATTGTAAAGCAAATTCCGCAGGAGAAACTAGTAGTTCTGGATAAATCCATTAACAAACTAAAAGGTAATTATGCCGCCGTTTACCAAAGTTTTGAGCAAGATATTTTAAATGCGTTGCAATCCGCGGAAGATTTACTGGCCAAATACTCTTGTTTAACCCTGGTGTTATCCCGGGATCAGTTTCAGTTTGTGCCGGAAGGAATTCTGGCGGGTTTTGCGGCCTTTAAACAAAAACATAAAATACCGTGCGTGGTGGTAGATACTTTTACGCCGGCCTTAGTAAAACCCGGCGAAGCTTATCTTTTATTCTCCGACCGGGATCTAATCTCTTTTGTAAAGCACGTGCACCAAACAAAGCTAAAACTGGGCCGCAACATTGGCTTGATTTCGTACGATGATACGCCCATGAAAGAAATTCTGGAA
Proteins encoded in this window:
- a CDS encoding sugar ABC transporter ATP-binding protein, translated to MVLQLQEISKYFPGVKALEAVSFDLQPGEVHALCGENGAGKSTLMNILTGNLQPDAGTILLHGQPTRINGPAHAAELGIAIVYQQLSLTDALSVAENIFANQQPRNAWGFIQYAKLYGQTRALLQDLQIDYIQPKQLVADLSPAEKQMVEIAKALAKKPRILLLDEPTASITARETKTLFTLIKNLKKEGKSIIYISHRLPEIFEIADRVSVLKDGHYQGTQPIAAVTPENLIRLMVGRDLLGHDQASGATNQELLRVVNLAGPGFANLNFTLHKGEILGLAGLIGAGRSEMAQTLFGYLPRQQGQVFINGQEVFIHHPAEAIAAGMGYVPEERKSQGLFLDRTITENVVAANLAAAAPSGYFDFRIAQTLALEYKEKLQIATPHVQQVVRNLSGGNQQKVVLAKWLLTNPEVLLVDEPTHGIDVGAKSEIYQLLRQLATAGKGILLISSELPELLALADRILVIRQGTIRGELPGCQTTEEEIMALASW
- a CDS encoding Gfo/Idh/MocA family protein is translated as MKNLKFAVFGTGFWSFYQLSGWQELKGVEPIALYNRTRSRAEEIARTFNVPHVYDDPEELLQKHAAELAFIDIITDVDTHALFTQKAVEYGLPVICQKPMAPTLETARQMVAACKNAGVKFYIHENFRWQAPIRKVKSILKSGVLGKVFRARVTFISAFPVFQNQPFLAELEEFILTDIGSHILDICRFLFGEAQSLYCQINRVNPSIKGEDVANVLLRMQNGISCFAEMSYASILEKEAFPQTLVQVEGELGSLVLSHDFQIKVTTRQGTTAYSAEPKMYSWVDPAYAVVHSSIVDCNRNILEDLRDNTTAETTGEDNFETVRLVHAAYESARQNKVINF
- a CDS encoding GntR family transcriptional regulator, with product MLIPVDTTSNRPKYQQIMDGILMSIEKGGLAHGQQLPSINELAQQQSLAKVTVAKAYEELRQRGIIRGQQGKGFYVVSTEVSSPLNIFLLFDTLNAYKETLFYALKAVLPANARLNLFFHHYDRDLFQSLIQNNRGNYQYYVIMPHFNEDVSTIVKQIPQEKLVVLDKSINKLKGNYAAVYQSFEQDILNALQSAEDLLAKYSCLTLVLSRDQFQFVPEGILAGFAAFKQKHKIPCVVVDTFTPALVKPGEAYLLFSDRDLISFVKHVHQTKLKLGRNIGLISYDDTPMKEILEGGITVISTNFEAMGRTTGRLILEKRPEQIANPTRLIRRKSL